The segment CAGAGGGTGATGTTATTGGCATACTGACCCACAGCTGTACCAATAAGCATACCTATGTAAGCCATCATGGCAGAGAGAAGGTTGTACACAATAGCCTGCTTTACTGTCATACCAGCTTTAAGGAGGACTGCAAAATCACCTAATTCATGGGGAAGTTCATGGCAAAAAACCGCAATAGAAGTACTAATGCCTCCAGTCAATCCAGCACTAAAAGCTGCTCCTATTGCTAAGCCATCACTGAAGTTGTGGATGCCATCCCCAATGATAACCATCCACGCTATGTTAGCTATTCCAGTTTCCTTCAGATCTGACCCAGAATGACAGGGTCCATGGGAATGATGGGGATGTTTGTGGTGCCACTGATGATTGTGCTTCCTCAGCACAGTTTTGCTTTCCTCGTGGTTGTTATGTGCTGCACAATGAAGATCATGCTCATGGGCAGCATGTACACCATCACTGTGAGAATGGTccataattttttcctcttctacacaAAGGAAGTTCTTAGGAGGGgattcttgttggccttccaaaTCTGTCAGTTCAGTTTCATTAAGTCGATCTTCAGATACAACTGAATCATCAGTTCCTGCAAGAGGCTTGAGCTGAAGCCAGTCGGCATCAGGGGTATTATTTAATTTGTGATCGGAAAGCTTCCTTCCAATAGTTGACTCCTCTGCTTTCTGCTTCATAAACCATTtctgttttcccctttcttgtTTGTAATGCTTAAACATCCTTATACAGTGTTCAATGATAAACAGCAGATAAATGCCTCCCAGAGCTACAAGTCCTTTCAATACTGCATCATATTCTTCCAAAAACTCTGGATTTTTTGTTTCATGTCCATGAGGATGCCTGTGCCCGTGTCCGTGTCCATGTC is part of the Notamacropus eugenii isolate mMacEug1 chromosome 3, mMacEug1.pri_v2, whole genome shotgun sequence genome and harbors:
- the LOC140530915 gene encoding zinc transporter ZIP10-like — protein: MSGDALLHLLPHSQGGHDHSHQHGHGHGHGHGHGHGHRHPHGHETKNPEFLEEYDAVLKGLVALGGIYLLFIIEHCIRMFKHYKQERGKQKWFMKQKAEESTIGRKLSDHKLNNTPDADWLQLKPLAGTDDSVVSEDRLNETELTDLEGQQESPPKNFLCVEEEKIMDHSHSDGVHAAHEHDLHCAAHNNHEESKTVLRKHNHQWHHKHPHHSHGPCHSGSDLKETGIANIAWMVIIGDGIHNFSDGLAIGAAFSAGLTGGISTSIAVFCHELPHELGDFAVLLKAGMTVKQAIVYNLLSAMMAYIGMLIGTAVGQYANNITLWIFAITAGMFLYVALVDMLPEMLHGDGDNEEHGYCPVGQFILQNFGLLFGFAIMLVIALYEDKIVFDIQF